One part of the Dunckerocampus dactyliophorus isolate RoL2022-P2 chromosome 11, RoL_Ddac_1.1, whole genome shotgun sequence genome encodes these proteins:
- the LOC129190093 gene encoding non-histone chromosomal protein HMG-14A-like: MPRRKRQETEDEEPKRRSARLSAKPAPAKEEPKVKKAAKKEKAVNDKKEDKKTKKTKENAEAEANEENHSENGEAKTNEVEEAPEEAKEAKSE; the protein is encoded by the exons ATGCCCAGGAGAAAG AGACAAGAAACAGAAGACGAGGAG CCCAAGAGGAGATCAGCCCGGTTATCGGCG AAACCGGCACCAGCTAAGGAGGAACCAAAGGTCAAGAAGGCAGCAAAG AAAGAAAAGGCTGTGAACGACAAGAAGGAGGACAAGAAGACCAAGAAGACAAAGGAGAACGCCGAGGCAGAGGCCAATGAAGAAAACCACTCTGAGAACGGAGAGGCCAAGACCAACGAG GTGGAAGAAGCCCCCGAGGAGGCCAAGGAGGCCAAGTCAGAGTAG